The following proteins are co-located in the Bdellovibrionales bacterium genome:
- the rplU gene encoding 50S ribosomal protein L21, translated as MFAVVKTGGKQYKVAQGDTFQVEKLDAEAGKSIDLNEVLMLCDNGKVTMGAPFVAGASVTAEVVAQERTGKLIIFKKKRRQNYRRKFNHRQSFTVLKVTAIKAK; from the coding sequence ATGTTCGCAGTCGTAAAGACCGGCGGCAAACAATATAAAGTTGCCCAAGGTGATACATTTCAAGTCGAAAAGCTGGACGCCGAAGCTGGCAAATCCATCGATTTGAACGAAGTTTTGATGCTTTGTGATAATGGCAAGGTAACGATGGGGGCTCCCTTTGTTGCTGGCGCGTCCGTCACGGCGGAAGTCGTCGCGCAAGAGCGCACGGGCAAGCTGATTATCTTCAAGAAGAAGCGTCGCCAAAACTATCGTCGCAAGTTCAACCATCGCCAAAGCTTCACCGTGCTTAAAGTCACGGCGATCAAAGCCAAGTAA